A genomic region of Metopolophium dirhodum isolate CAU chromosome 1, ASM1992520v1, whole genome shotgun sequence contains the following coding sequences:
- the LOC132953573 gene encoding uncharacterized protein LOC132953573 produces the protein MTALLELMPNIGGPREGIKHLLMSVVHSVMLNSAPTWAPTLMYNRRGVNVLNAIQRRVGIGRVCAYRSVSYEAVKVVAGFIPIDLMALERFTSFEARRAAMKTGTHNGWSLPPGDPEPLSYPQILRA, from the coding sequence ATGACGGCTCTATTGGAGCTAATGCCCAACATTGGCGGCCCCCGGGAGGGAATAAAGCACCTACTGATGAGCGTCGTACATTCAGTAATGTTAAACAGCGCTCCGACGTGGGCTCCTACCCTCATGTATAACCGTCGGGGCGTCAACGTTCTGAACGCCATTCAGCGTAGAGTCGGCATTGGCAGGGTGTGTGCGTACCGGTCCGTGTCCTACGAAGCCGTGAAGGTCGTCGCCGGTTTCATACCCATCGACCTGATGGCCTTAGAACGATTCACGTCGTTCGAGGCCAGAAGGGCGGCCATGAAAACGGGAACACACAACGGGTGGTCCCTTCCACCGGGCGACCCAGAGCCGCTATCCTACCCCCAGATACTGAGGGCCTGA